One genomic region from Microcystis panniformis FACHB-1757 encodes:
- a CDS encoding TldD/PmbA family protein produces MTIDPQQLIELALKSGAVAAEVYQSSSLSHPVFFEANRLKQLESSESVGTALRLWREGCPGLAVGYGDVEPEILVETALNLSYLNAPEEIEFSAPRQAIYDPIGQDVAVESLIEMGNQMIGQIRQVYPEVICSGEWECEREITRLVNSQGLYCQYTDTALSYYLGIEWVRGEDFLAVYDGEYTRSTPHPDTVIKQLLQRLQWAANNVDSPTGKLPILLTANAVTLLWGTVAMALNGKQILEKSSPWSDKIGQLVMSEKFTLSQQPDREPYSCPFDDEGTPTKFLSLIEGGRVKEFYSDRTTARLLKTTPTGNGFRPSLGVYPMPDLVNLIVAPGEGTLADLISQIDEGLVIDQILGHGADISGDFSVNIDLGYRIEKGKITGRVKDTMVTGNVYTALQNLIALGADNQWNGSCYTPSLIVDSLSVVG; encoded by the coding sequence TCCCGTTTTTTTTGAGGCTAATCGTCTCAAACAGCTAGAAAGTTCCGAATCCGTGGGAACTGCCTTAAGATTATGGCGCGAGGGTTGTCCAGGGTTAGCGGTGGGTTATGGTGATGTGGAACCGGAAATTTTAGTAGAAACTGCGTTAAATTTATCCTATCTCAATGCCCCCGAAGAAATCGAATTTTCGGCACCACGACAGGCAATTTATGACCCGATTGGCCAGGATGTGGCCGTAGAATCTTTAATCGAGATGGGTAATCAAATGATTGGCCAAATTCGCCAAGTTTATCCTGAGGTTATTTGTAGTGGTGAATGGGAATGTGAACGGGAAATCACCCGTTTGGTTAATTCCCAGGGTTTATATTGTCAATATACCGATACAGCTTTGAGTTATTATCTGGGGATTGAATGGGTACGGGGGGAGGATTTTCTGGCGGTTTATGATGGGGAATATACTCGCAGTACACCTCATCCCGATACGGTAATTAAACAGTTATTACAGCGACTACAATGGGCCGCCAATAATGTGGATAGTCCCACGGGAAAATTACCAATTTTATTGACTGCTAATGCAGTTACCCTGTTATGGGGTACGGTGGCGATGGCTTTAAATGGTAAACAGATCTTAGAAAAGTCCTCGCCCTGGAGTGATAAAATCGGTCAATTGGTGATGTCAGAAAAGTTCACTTTATCCCAACAACCAGACCGAGAACCCTATAGTTGTCCCTTTGATGATGAGGGAACTCCTACCAAATTTTTATCTTTAATTGAGGGAGGTAGAGTTAAGGAATTCTATAGCGATCGTACCACAGCCAGACTATTAAAAACTACTCCGACGGGGAACGGTTTTCGTCCTAGTTTAGGGGTTTATCCCATGCCGGATTTGGTTAATTTAATCGTGGCACCGGGAGAGGGAACTTTAGCGGATTTAATCTCGCAAATAGATGAAGGCCTAGTTATCGACCAAATTTTAGGTCATGGGGCGGATATTTCGGGCGATTTTTCTGTCAATATCGATCTGGGTTATCGCATAGAAAAGGGCAAAATCACCGGACGAGTTAAAGATACAATGGTGACGGGAAATGTTTATACGGCTTTGCAAAATTTAATCGCTTTGGGGGCCGATAATCAATGGAATGGTTCCTGTTATACTCCCTCGCTAATTGTTGATAGTTTATCGGTGGTGGGGTAA